TGCTAAAACGGGGACTCGTCAGCGGCATCATCGGCTTCGCGGTCGCGATCGTCTCGGTGGCGGCACTACAAGCGGTGAAGCAACGTCAACTCGTCGGTGGTTTCAATCTGCTGCCGCCGCTGCAAGCCATGACCACACCGAGCACCGTCACCGACTGGTTGACGCTGTTCGGAGCACTGCTCTTTAGCCTCACCATCGCCCTAGCCGCGGCGGCCACCGCCGCGGCACGCTCACAACGACCCGCGAAAAACGTTTAAGTTTTAGTCGCCAACATTTCCAACAACGCCATCTCGTCGTCGCTAAACCCCGCCTGCCGCCGCGCCGCCTCGGCGAACGGCGGCCGCAGTCGCGGCGCGTTGTACTCCACCAGCAAACGTCGAAACGTTTCGAGCGGGTCGAGCGCGCGCTGCTCGCATAAATAGTGGTACCAGCGATTGCCGATACGCACGTGACCGATCTCGTCGCGCTGGATGATTTCCAAAATCTCGACCGCGCGCCGATCACCGCACGATTTGAACTTGTTGATCAGTGTCGGCGATACATCTAACCCGCGTGCTTCGAGGACACGCGGCACCAGCGCCATACGTACCAGTGGATCGTGCGCCGTCTGCAACGCCATTTGCCACAAACCATTGTGCGCACTGAAGTCGCCGTAGTCGAAACCGAGCGAACGTAGATGATCGCGCAACAACGTGAAGTGATACGCCTCCTCCGCCGCCACTTGTAGCCAATCGCCATAATAAGCGCGTGGCAGGCCACGGAAGCGATAGATCGCATCGAGCGCGAGATTGATGGCGTTGAATTCGATATGGGCGATCGAATGAATCAGCGCTGCCCGACCTTCGAGGGTCGACACCTGTCGACGCTCGACGTCGCGCGGCGATACTAGCAACGGCCGTTCCGGCCGACCGGGTTGATCGACGACATCGATCGCACTGTCACCGTCTTGATCGAGCTCGCCGGCATCCCACGCGCGCTTCAACGCCTGCATCGCGGCGCACTTGCTGGCACCATCCGCCTGCAGCAAGGCTTCACGAACCGGAAGAAAATTCATCGTCATATCAGAGCTCGCGCAACACCGTTAGTGGACTACGCTCGACGACGCGACGCGTGCCGACATAACCGGCGACGCCGATGAGCGCGCCGCCAAGCAACGGCGCCGCGATCCACACCGGCCACTTCACGCTGTACTCGAGTCCGAACGCGCGTGCATATAAAAAGTAAGCGCTGATCTCGGTACCGATTGCCGCCAGCAAGCCGGCGAGCACGCCGAGCGCGGTGAACTCAGCAATGTGGCCGAGACGCAATTGCCGGCGGCTGGCGCCAAGCGTGCGCAGCAACGCACCTTCGTACAAACGCTCGTCGAGGCTGGTGGCGAGCGTCGCGTATAGCACGGCAAAGCCGGCAGCGAGCACGAACAGCAACACCAGCTCAATCGCCAGCGATGCTTGCCGAACGATACTGCGCACCTGATTCAGAAACTGATCGAGCTCCAATACCGTCACCGCCGGGAACGATCGCACGAGCGCGGCCAAGGCCGGCTTCTGCTTTTCCGGCAAATAGAAACTCGTCATATAAGTCGCCGGAAAATCATTGAGCACACCGGGAGCGAAAATCATAAAGAAATTGGGATGGAACGAATCCCATTCGACCGTGCGCAAGCTGGTCACGCGGGCAGCGAGCGCGGAGCCGCCGATGACAAAGCTGAGCGTATCGCCGAGCTTAATACCGAGCCGCTCCGCCAACTTCGCTTCGACCGACACGCCGGCAACGTTGCCGTGCCACCACGCGCCGCTGATGAGGCGATTATCCGGCGGCACCGTCGCCGCCCACGTTAAATTAAGATCGCGTTGCAACGCGTTATCGGTGCTCTCGTCTTTGCTAACCGCCTGCTGCACGATATTACCGTTGATCGAGGTCAGGCGACCACGCACTACCGGATACAACGCCTGCGTGCGAATCTGGTGTGTCGCCAAAAACTTTTCCACGCCGGTCACGTCGTCGGGCAAGATGTTGAACGCGAAGTGGTTCGGCGTTTGCGCCGGTAATTGCGCTTGCCAGGTCGACAACAAATCGGTGCGCACTAACGCGATCAGCGCCATCGCCATCAGCGTCAAACCGAACGCCAAAATCTGGCCGACGCTGGCGCGCGTACGCCGCCAAAGATTGTTGAGGCCGAAACGCCAGGCGACACCGACATGTCGATGCCAGCGCCGACCAAAGCGCAGTAATGCCCACGCCAGCGCACCGAGCACGATTACCGCCGCCGAGGCGCCGCCGAGCACACCCAGCGTCAACGTCCAATCGCCGGTGTAACGCCACATCAAGCCAACGATAGCGACCGCGGCGGAACCGTACACTGCCCAAGCACTCGCCGGCAGCGGTATCAACTCACGCCGCAACACCCGCAGCGGCGGTACACGCTTCAACCGCAGCACCGGTGCGACCGCAAAGCCGGCAAGCGTAATGAGGCCCGTCGATAAACCGAGCAACAGCGGCGCCAAACCGGCACCAGGCAACTTCACCGGGAACAAATCTTTGACAACGAAATAAATCGCTTCTTGCGCGACGAAGCCGAACGCACAACCGACCAAGCTCGCACCGACGCCGAGCACCAGCAACTGCGGCAAATAAATCTGGGCGATGTCGCGCTGGCTACTGCCGAGACAACGCAACATCGCGCTCATGTCGTAGTGCCGTGCGCTGTAACGCCGCGCTGCCATGGCGATAGCGACACCGGCGAGCAACACCGCTAGCAAACTGGTGAGGCCGATGTAACGCTCGACGCGCTCGATGGCGCGGCCGATGGCGGCGCCGCTATCGAGCGGGTCACGCACGCGCTGGCTCGGATCGAGTTGCGGCGTCAGCCATCGGCGATACGTATCGACGGCGATTTCGCCACCGGCCAATCCGATCGCGTAGGTCACGCGACTGCCCGGCTGAATGACACCGGTGCGCGGCACGTCAGCGATGTTGATCAGCGCCCGCGGTGCGAACGCCAGAAAGTTACCGCCGCGTCCCGGCTCATCGGTGAGCAGGCGCGTGACGGTGAAGGTCGCCGAACCAATGTCGACACGATCGCCGACTGCCATTGCCAGCGCAGGCAGGAGTCGTGCTTCGACCCATACCGTACCTACCGCCGGCGTATCGGCAGCAGCCGTATCCGATGCATACAACGCTGACGCAGTGCGCACTACACCCCGAACTGGATAACCGGCGCCGGCGGCGCGCACGCCGGTCAGCTGCAAGCGTTCACCGCGCACGACAACACTGGAGAAGTCGACCGTTTCGGTTACAGCTAACCCGTTCGTTCGGGCTCGCTCGATCCATGTGCGCGCGATTGGCTCCGGTCCCTGCACCACAAGATCGGCACCGAGCAACTCGGCCGAGCGCCGCGTCATACCACGCTCGACGCGATCGTTGAAGAAACCGACAGCAGTGACGGCGCCGACGGCGATCGCCAGTGCAATCGCGAACAACCGCAGCTCACCGGCACGCCAGTCGCGCGCTAACAACCGCAGTGACAGCTTGAGATTACGCGCGAAACGCATGTCAGCCCGGCTCGACGATACGACCGGCATCGAGTTGAATGCGCCGATCGCAACGCGAAGCGATACCGTCGTCGTGCGTCACCAATACCAGCGTGGTATTGCGCTCGTGGTTCAATGCAAACAACAACTCGATCACACGCGCACCGGTCACGCTGTCGAGGTTGCCGGTCGGCTCATCGGCGAACAACACCGTCGGCCGCGACGCGAAAGCGCGAGCGATGGCGACGCGCTGCTGCTCACCGCCGGATAACGCCCGTGGATAGTGCGTGAGCCGCGCCGCCAAACCGACGCGCGTTAACAGCTCGCGCGCTTGCGGCTCGGCATCGGCGTGCCCGGCCAGCTCGAGCGGTAACATTACGTTTTCGAGCGCGGTCAGCTCCGGTAATAATTGAAAACTTTGAAACACGAAACCGACGGCACCGGCGCGCACCTTGGCGCGCCCGTCTTCGTCGAGCTGGGTCAACGACGCACCGGCCAACATCACCTCACCTTCCGTGGGCGTATCGAGACCGGCGAGCAATCCGAGCAGCGTCGATTTGCCCGAGCCGGAGACACCGACGACGGCGACGCTTTCGCCGGCCTTGATATCGAGATTCACGCCCGACAAGATGTCGAGCGGTCCTTCGGCGGTGACAACGCGTTTACTGAGGCGGGTGGTGGCGATGATGGTTTCGGTGGCAGATGGCATGCGTAGATTCTTAGTCGTCATAGTGCTGCTCGGGTTCAGCGCGCTGCCGGCCACGGCGTTTGCGCGAACGATTCTCGTGCTCGGCGATAGCCTGAGCGCCGCTTACCAGATGGATGTACGCGCCGGCTGGGTCGCGCTACTTGAACAACGGCTCGCGCAACAGAAGCTCGATTACCAAATCGTCAATGCCAGCATCAGTGGCGATACCACCGCCAACGGCCTGGCGCGCTTGCCGCCATTGTTGAAGAAACATCATCCGGCGATCGTCGTCATCGAGCTCGGCGGCAACGACGGCCTGCGCGGACTGCCGCTGGAGCAAATGAAACATAACATCCGCACCTTGGCCGCAAAAGCGAAGTCGGCCGGCGCCAAGGTTTTGCTGCTCGGCATTCGCCTGCCGCCCAACTATGGCAGTCGCTATACCGAAAGGTTTCAGCAGGTTTATAAAGAAGTGGCGGCCGAGCAGCGCGTGGCGCTGTTGCCGTTTATTCTCGATGGGGTTGGCGGCGATCGGGCGTTGATGCAGCAGGATGGAATTCATCCGAGCGCGGAAGCACAGCCGCGGGTGTTGGAGAATGTTTGGGGGGAGTTGAGGAAGTTGCTGTAGGGGAGGAATCGCCCCAACGGGGCGATTCAACTCCTACACCTCGTAATCGTAATCCACAATCAACGGTGCATGATCCGAAAAGCGCCGACGCTTGTAGATCGACTCATCGGTCGCCTTCGCCGCAATCCCCGGCGTCGCGATCTGATAGTCGATGCGCCAACCGACGTTCTTCGCCCACGCCTGACCGCGATTCGACCACCAGGTGTACTGCTCGGGTTTGTCATTCAAGCGGCGAAACACATCGACATAGCTCAACTCATCGAACACTTTCGTCAACCACGCCCGCTCCTCCGGCAGGAACCCGGAGTTCTTCTGATTCGAGCGCCAATTCTTCAAGTCGATCTCTTTGTGGGCAATGTTCCAATCGCCGCAAATGATGTACTCACGACCGCTGCCCGCGAGCTTTTTCATGAACGGATAAAACTCGTCCATGAAATGAAACTTCATCGCCTGCCGCGCCGGGCCGCTGGAGCCGGACGGCAGATACAGCGAGATCACGCTCAACTTGCCGAAGTCGACCTGTAAGTAACGGCCCTCGACGTCGAAGTCCGGCACGCCGATGCCGAGCTTCACGTTGTCCGGCTGCTTCTTGGTATAGATCGCGACGCCGGCATAACCCTTCTTCTCGGCGCAGTGAAAATAGCCGTAGTAATTCTTCGGCCCGAGCATCTGCTTGGTGCAATCCGCCTCCTGCGCGCGCACTTCCTGCAAGCAGACGACGTCCGCCTCTTGGCGACGCATCCAATCGAAAAAGCCTTTGCTGGCAGCGGAGCGGATGCCATTTAAATTGACGGTAATGACGCGCATGGGAGTCCTCGATGTGCCGGCGCATGATAGCCGGTAGAATGCGGCGCATGAAATCCTATCAACGCGAATTTCTCGATATCGCCCTCGCCTGCCAGGCGCTGCGCTTCGGTACGTTTACCCTGAAGTCCGGTCGCATCAGCCCGTACTTCTTTAACAGCGGGTTGTTCAACACCGGTGCGCGGCTGGCGGCACTCAGCCGGTTTTACGCCGCCGCGATCACCGACAGCGGCATCGCTATCGACCTGCTGTACGGGCCGGCCTACAAAGGTATCCCATTGGTAGCGGCGACCGCGACCGCGCTGGCGCAAGAATTTCAACGCGACCTGCCGTACGCGTTCAATCGCAAAGAGGCCAAGGATCACGGCGAGGGCGGCAACATCGTCGGCAGCGCACTCGGCGGACGCGTGTTGATCGTCGACGATGTCATCTCGGCCGGTACATCGGTGCGCGAATCGATCGACATCATCAAACGCGCCGGTGCGACGCCGGTCGCGGTGGCGATTGCACTCGATCGACAGGAACGCGGTCAAGGGACGCTATCGGCGGTACAGGAAGTGGAACAGAACTTCGGCCTGCGGGTCATCCACATTGCCGATCTGACGACGCTGTTGGCGTATCTAAAAGGAAAATCGGGCGTCGACGACCACCTGGCGGCGGTGACAGCCTATCAACAGCAATACGGAACTACGACGACCGCCGCTCGTTGAAACGCACGAGCTGCGGCAACGGCCGCATATGAATTTCACCGTCGTACACTGCGCCTTCGGCCATGGCGATCACCGGTGCCATGATATTGCCGCGAATTCGTGCGCTCGCTTTGAGCTCCAATTTCTCGCTGGCATTGACGTCGCCGATTACCTCGCCGGCGATAACGACGTGCTTGGCGTTGATGCTGCCATGCCAATGACTACTCGCACTTAACACCAAATGGCCGTCGGTCTCGCATATGCCATTTACCTGACCATGCACCAAGTAGTTGTCACCACCGGAAAAATTGCCGCGGTAAACGGCGCCCTCGCCGATCACGGTCGCGAATTCAATGTGATCGAGCGTGCGCCGTTGTCGACGACGGAAAAATTGCATCGTGCCTCCTAAACTAGTGCGCGTACCTTAAGCCCCAGGTTCGGATTCGCGCAACCCGCATCAGATCCACAGCAGCTTCAGACCAACGAGCACCGTCAGACACTCGTAGGCACGCTTGATCCACTGGTTACCTTTGACGATCGCCCAATGCGCGCCGAGATAACCGCCAAGTAACGAGCCGGCGAGCAGTGCCGGCAGCCAGCTCCACTTGATCTCACCGAGTAGCCCGAGCGTTACCGCGCCGGCGCCATTCCAGAATAGACCGACCAGCACCAATGTGTGCGCTACCGCCCGCCGGTAGTCGAGACCGAACCAGCGGATCAACCAGATGGTGCAGAACAGTCCGGTACCGGAAGTTAGCGAACCGTTCAAAATACCGATGACGAACAGCACGAAACCGCCGAACCAATAACGCCGGCCCTCGCGGTTGGCCGGTAGGTGTTCGAGGCCGAGACGTTTGTTGAAAAAGGAATAAAGACCGAGACCGATCGTGAGTACGCCAAGGGCAATGCGCGCGCCGGTCTCCGGTACATCCAGGATGAAAGCGGCGCCGATAGCGACACCGGGCAGGCCGGCGGCGAGAATGTAGAGCGTCAGCCGGCGTTCGAG
The Gammaproteobacteria bacterium DNA segment above includes these coding regions:
- a CDS encoding FtsX-like permease family protein; this encodes MRFARNLKLSLRLLARDWRAGELRLFAIALAIAVGAVTAVGFFNDRVERGMTRRSAELLGADLVVQGPEPIARTWIERARTNGLAVTETVDFSSVVVRGERLQLTGVRAAGAGYPVRGVVRTASALYASDTAAADTPAVGTVWVEARLLPALAMAVGDRVDIGSATFTVTRLLTDEPGRGGNFLAFAPRALINIADVPRTGVIQPGSRVTYAIGLAGGEIAVDTYRRWLTPQLDPSQRVRDPLDSGAAIGRAIERVERYIGLTSLLAVLLAGVAIAMAARRYSARHYDMSAMLRCLGSSQRDIAQIYLPQLLVLGVGASLVGCAFGFVAQEAIYFVVKDLFPVKLPGAGLAPLLLGLSTGLITLAGFAVAPVLRLKRVPPLRVLRRELIPLPASAWAVYGSAAVAIVGLMWRYTGDWTLTLGVLGGASAAVIVLGALAWALLRFGRRWHRHVGVAWRFGLNNLWRRTRASVGQILAFGLTLMAMALIALVRTDLLSTWQAQLPAQTPNHFAFNILPDDVTGVEKFLATHQIRTQALYPVVRGRLTSINGNIVQQAVSKDESTDNALQRDLNLTWAATVPPDNRLISGAWWHGNVAGVSVEAKLAERLGIKLGDTLSFVIGGSALAARVTSLRTVEWDSFHPNFFMIFAPGVLNDFPATYMTSFYLPEKQKPALAALVRSFPAVTVLELDQFLNQVRSIVRQASLAIELVLLFVLAAGFAVLYATLATSLDERLYEGALLRTLGASRRQLRLGHIAEFTALGVLAGLLAAIGTEISAYFLYARAFGLEYSVKWPVWIAAPLLGGALIGVAGYVGTRRVVERSPLTVLREL
- the pyrE gene encoding orotate phosphoribosyltransferase, producing the protein MKSYQREFLDIALACQALRFGTFTLKSGRISPYFFNSGLFNTGARLAALSRFYAAAITDSGIAIDLLYGPAYKGIPLVAATATALAQEFQRDLPYAFNRKEAKDHGEGGNIVGSALGGRVLIVDDVISAGTSVRESIDIIKRAGATPVAVAIALDRQERGQGTLSAVQEVEQNFGLRVIHIADLTTLLAYLKGKSGVDDHLAAVTAYQQQYGTTTTAAR
- a CDS encoding sulfite exporter TauE/SafE family protein, whose product is MQLADQLLLLTISLTANVFSAFSGGGAGLIQFPMLIFLGLPFAVALATHKVASVALGVGATLRHLREKSLERRLTLYILAAGLPGVAIGAAFILDVPETGARIALGVLTIGLGLYSFFNKRLGLEHLPANREGRRYWFGGFVLFVIGILNGSLTSGTGLFCTIWLIRWFGLDYRRAVAHTLVLVGLFWNGAGAVTLGLLGEIKWSWLPALLAGSLLGGYLGAHWAIVKGNQWIKRAYECLTVLVGLKLLWI
- the xth gene encoding exodeoxyribonuclease III is translated as MRVITVNLNGIRSAASKGFFDWMRRQEADVVCLQEVRAQEADCTKQMLGPKNYYGYFHCAEKKGYAGVAIYTKKQPDNVKLGIGVPDFDVEGRYLQVDFGKLSVISLYLPSGSSGPARQAMKFHFMDEFYPFMKKLAGSGREYIICGDWNIAHKEIDLKNWRSNQKNSGFLPEERAWLTKVFDELSYVDVFRRLNDKPEQYTWWSNRGQAWAKNVGWRIDYQIATPGIAAKATDESIYKRRRFSDHAPLIVDYDYEV
- a CDS encoding polymer-forming cytoskeletal protein, coding for MQFFRRRQRRTLDHIEFATVIGEGAVYRGNFSGGDNYLVHGQVNGICETDGHLVLSASSHWHGSINAKHVVIAGEVIGDVNASEKLELKASARIRGNIMAPVIAMAEGAVYDGEIHMRPLPQLVRFNERRSS
- a CDS encoding ABC transporter ATP-binding protein, whose amino-acid sequence is MPSATETIIATTRLSKRVVTAEGPLDILSGVNLDIKAGESVAVVGVSGSGKSTLLGLLAGLDTPTEGEVMLAGASLTQLDEDGRAKVRAGAVGFVFQSFQLLPELTALENVMLPLELAGHADAEPQARELLTRVGLAARLTHYPRALSGGEQQRVAIARAFASRPTVLFADEPTGNLDSVTGARVIELLFALNHERNTTLVLVTHDDGIASRCDRRIQLDAGRIVEPG
- a CDS encoding arylesterase, giving the protein MRRFLVVIVLLGFSALPATAFARTILVLGDSLSAAYQMDVRAGWVALLEQRLAQQKLDYQIVNASISGDTTANGLARLPPLLKKHHPAIVVIELGGNDGLRGLPLEQMKHNIRTLAAKAKSAGAKVLLLGIRLPPNYGSRYTERFQQVYKEVAAEQRVALLPFILDGVGGDRALMQQDGIHPSAEAQPRVLENVWGELRKLL
- a CDS encoding ferritin-like domain-containing protein yields the protein MNFLPVREALLQADGASKCAAMQALKRAWDAGELDQDGDSAIDVVDQPGRPERPLLVSPRDVERRQVSTLEGRAALIHSIAHIEFNAINLALDAIYRFRGLPRAYYGDWLQVAAEEAYHFTLLRDHLRSLGFDYGDFSAHNGLWQMALQTAHDPLVRMALVPRVLEARGLDVSPTLINKFKSCGDRRAVEILEIIQRDEIGHVRIGNRWYHYLCEQRALDPLETFRRLLVEYNAPRLRPPFAEAARRQAGFSDDEMALLEMLATKT